The following is a genomic window from Polyangia bacterium.
CCGGTTGGAAAGGGCGGAGCGCTGCGCGGCCTTCTGCTGCATGCGGTGCTGGCCGTGGATGCCGGCACGGGCGGGGTGCTCGGGCTTGTCGACGCCAGGGTGTGGAATCGCAAGGGCGGCAAGGTAACCGATCGACGGTCGCGCAAGACCTCGAACAAAGAGTCGCAGCGCTGGCTCGATGGCACGATGCGCGCCGGTGAAGTCTTGGCTGGAGCGGCCCATATTACCGGAGTGTCAGACCGCGAAAGCGATATCTACGAGCACTTCGCGCGACGTCCTGACAATGTGCATCTGATCGTACGAGCCTGCCAGAACCGCAAGATCGAGACGGATGCCACGGATCAGATAAATCTGCTGTTCAGCCACGTTGACGGCTTGCTTGAACAGGGCCGGTTCGAGGTGAAAATCCCTGCTGCACCGGGACGCAAGGCGCGCACGACTGAACTCGCCGTGCGGTTCTCTCGTGTCGTGTTGCGCAAGCCGCTGCACGGCGCGGCGGCCGATCTTCCCGCCACGATCGCCCTCACCATGGTCGATGTCCGCGAGACGTCAACGCCCCGGGATGGCAAGCCCATCCACTGGCGGCTCTTGACGACGCATGCGGTCACAAACCTCGACGAGGCGCGCAGGATTGTCGAACTTTATCGGATGCGCTGGACGATCGAAGAGTTCTTCCACACGCTCAAGACGGCAGGCTTCGATATCGAGACGGCCGACCTTGGTGACCCCAAGGTCATGATCAAGTTCGTCACCGCGGTCACCGTGGCCGCCGTCACCGTGATGCAGCTCGTCAAGGCTCGCGACGGTACGACCGATCAGGTTCTCGCCGATGCGTTCGACCCAGCCGACCAGCCGATCCTCGAAGCCCTCTCGGCGCAGCTCGAAGGCAAGACGGCACGGCAGAAGAACCCGCACCCCAAAGCCTCACTAGCCTTCGCGGGCTGGGTGATTGGCCGTCTCGGCGGCTGGACTGGATACTACGGAAAACCCGGCCCACGGGTAATGCGCGAAGGTCTCGACGACTTCCAGCGCATCAAGCATGGCACCACGCTGAGGCTTCAAAATGTGTGAATCTAACAGCCGTTCTTACGGGGAGAGGGTTGGGGTGAGGGGCAATGTCCGTAGACGGAGTTCGCGATGATTCCCCCTCGCCCGCGCCTTCGGCGCGACCTCTCCCCGCATGCGGCCGCATGCGGGGAGAGGTAAAGCAAGAGCGGAACCAAACAATTTTAACGATCGCAAACCGCATTTCTTGACG
Proteins encoded in this region:
- a CDS encoding IS4 family transposase, with translation AHAAERTTARAAGRDVVVIQDTSELALGGRRAKANGYGPVGKGGALRGLLLHAVLAVDAGTGGVLGLVDARVWNRKGGKVTDRRSRKTSNKESQRWLDGTMRAGEVLAGAAHITGVSDRESDIYEHFARRPDNVHLIVRACQNRKIETDATDQINLLFSHVDGLLEQGRFEVKIPAAPGRKARTTELAVRFSRVVLRKPLHGAAADLPATIALTMVDVRETSTPRDGKPIHWRLLTTHAVTNLDEARRIVELYRMRWTIEEFFHTLKTAGFDIETADLGDPKVMIKFVTAVTVAAVTVMQLVKARDGTTDQVLADAFDPADQPILEALSAQLEGKTARQKNPHPKASLAFAGWVIGRLGGWTGYYGKPGPRVMREGLDDFQRIKHGTTLRLQNV